In one window of Streptomyces roseofulvus DNA:
- a CDS encoding FHA domain-containing protein, with the protein MQIRLTVLAPHAGHGAGRACDVLVTAPAGTALSAVASNLATAVTGPDATGTGTPVLYAGAERLDARRCVLGEPPLVDGAVLALNAPDPDDRADLAATASSAARLHVVAGPDAGGVHLLHGGAIRVGRSVEADVPLDDPDVSRSHCTVTVAADGRVTVADLGSTNGTILDGAPVGERPVRLRPGALLRLGESTLRLTVPDGAAADPGTLPTAPDGEGHLRVPLPEAAPPAEADADAWPGHSPGPDADAAAPARTPGPSSSWTGQGPETHGSAQGVPLADAWPDAGHARAREPEGGDGGEPHSRVRTSPGSADPMTRRTGRRGLGAWARRLAGGREAEAAPGAPADPAAPDAARSEAPGPAAAPDTWPDPAAVLLTALGPGPRLWERAADHPEALVVRLGTADRAELSGVPVTVGLREAGSLGLAGPAERLTGLARAVVAQLAALHSPADLEIVLVSADRNRSLEERRRAWGWLGWLPHVRPAHGQDCRLLLAYDREQAQARTAELTRRLDDGPLGPGWASADRSAVAEAAARYAGPATVVVVDGDPGTAALRETVARLAGAGAAAGIHLICLAEAPSASPASPVAATYEAACAASLAFRECGAAALLSGDVATALRLLRTSGGRAAGHGTVGIVDAVSVAWAERFGRALAPLRTDSAAAAPGRAAALPPSARLLDELGLARATPASLMARWASAGEGTAVLGAGPCGPLSVDLTAEGPHLLIEGPAGSGRTELLRAVAASLAAGGRPDRLGLLLVDGAGGERGEGLAACTELPHVTEHLVASDPVRMREFAQALGAELKRRAELLGDADFADRRSTRAVIGQRGASPAEAVPQGVRAGLRLPDASDLGDRPSGRTLRTGAGAVGDSPPGVRTPYQGADDLADRPSGRVPRPAGASNELPSTPSDRLGGRAHVGDLPATFNGRLGGGAADLPTRRSGRTLRTDDPLPAPEDLRATPSSRTAHPGAGDVRGATSARTARPGSGDVQGATSHRTAHPRASDVQAAASGRTAYPGTEDVTGTSSSRTPYPGASDLSRTPSARTAYPGAGDVQGATSARTASPRAGTASGAGDVQGAASGRTAHPGSSDLSRTPSARTPYPGSGDVHGAGSGRTPYPGSGDGERGAARVPRPASEEDHLPRAAAGRVPLPRLVVLVDDFDALVAPALGAPGRPAAGSVVRALEAVARHGERLGVHLIATSARPDRTVDTDLAHGARLRVVLDAPASAPGPDVPAPGRGRLGHPDGRVTPFQAGRITGRIPRTATLRPTVVPLEWERMGDPPARRPVRELGNGPTDLALLASALDRAARSVEAAPVPPLTHA; encoded by the coding sequence ATGCAGATCCGGCTGACCGTCCTCGCGCCGCACGCCGGCCACGGCGCCGGCCGCGCCTGCGACGTGCTCGTCACGGCCCCCGCGGGCACCGCGCTGTCCGCCGTGGCCTCGAATCTCGCCACCGCCGTCACCGGCCCCGACGCGACCGGCACCGGCACGCCGGTGCTGTACGCGGGCGCGGAGCGGCTGGACGCCCGCCGCTGCGTGCTGGGCGAGCCGCCGCTGGTCGACGGCGCGGTCCTGGCGCTGAACGCCCCCGACCCCGACGACCGGGCCGATCTCGCCGCCACCGCCTCCTCCGCCGCCCGGCTGCACGTGGTCGCGGGTCCGGACGCGGGCGGGGTGCACCTGCTGCACGGCGGGGCGATCCGCGTCGGCCGGTCCGTGGAGGCGGACGTGCCGCTGGACGACCCGGACGTCTCCCGCTCGCACTGCACGGTGACCGTCGCCGCGGACGGCCGGGTCACCGTGGCCGACCTCGGCTCCACCAACGGCACCATCCTCGACGGCGCACCCGTCGGCGAGCGCCCGGTCCGGCTGCGCCCCGGGGCGCTGCTCCGGCTCGGCGAGTCCACCCTGCGGCTCACCGTCCCCGACGGAGCCGCGGCGGATCCCGGGACGCTGCCCACGGCCCCCGACGGCGAGGGCCACCTCCGGGTGCCCCTGCCGGAGGCCGCCCCGCCCGCGGAGGCGGACGCCGACGCGTGGCCCGGCCACTCCCCCGGGCCGGACGCGGACGCCGCGGCTCCGGCCCGCACGCCCGGCCCGTCGTCCTCCTGGACCGGGCAGGGGCCCGAGACGCACGGCTCGGCGCAGGGCGTGCCCCTGGCCGACGCGTGGCCGGACGCCGGGCACGCGCGGGCGCGCGAGCCCGAGGGCGGTGACGGCGGCGAACCGCACAGCCGCGTCCGTACCAGCCCCGGGAGCGCCGACCCGATGACCCGCAGGACCGGTCGGCGCGGGCTCGGCGCCTGGGCGCGGCGCCTCGCGGGCGGCCGCGAGGCGGAGGCCGCGCCCGGCGCCCCGGCGGACCCGGCCGCCCCCGACGCGGCCCGGTCCGAGGCGCCCGGCCCGGCCGCCGCGCCCGACACCTGGCCGGATCCGGCGGCCGTCCTGCTGACCGCGCTCGGCCCCGGCCCGCGCCTGTGGGAGCGGGCCGCCGACCATCCCGAGGCCCTGGTGGTGCGGCTCGGCACCGCCGACCGCGCGGAGCTGTCCGGGGTCCCCGTCACCGTCGGGCTGCGCGAGGCCGGGTCGCTCGGCCTGGCCGGGCCGGCGGAGCGGCTGACCGGGCTGGCGCGGGCCGTGGTGGCCCAGCTGGCCGCCCTGCACTCCCCCGCCGACCTGGAGATCGTCCTCGTCAGCGCCGACCGGAACCGTTCCCTGGAGGAGCGGCGGCGGGCCTGGGGCTGGCTCGGCTGGCTCCCGCACGTGCGGCCCGCGCACGGCCAGGACTGCCGGCTGCTCCTCGCGTACGACCGCGAGCAGGCCCAGGCGCGTACGGCCGAGCTGACCCGGCGCCTCGACGACGGGCCGCTCGGGCCCGGCTGGGCCAGCGCGGACCGGTCCGCGGTCGCGGAGGCCGCCGCGCGGTACGCGGGCCCGGCGACGGTCGTCGTCGTGGACGGCGACCCGGGCACGGCGGCGCTGCGCGAGACGGTGGCCCGGCTCGCCGGGGCCGGCGCGGCGGCCGGCATCCATCTGATCTGCCTCGCCGAGGCGCCCTCCGCCTCCCCCGCCTCGCCGGTCGCCGCCACCTACGAGGCGGCCTGCGCGGCCTCCCTCGCCTTCCGCGAGTGCGGGGCGGCGGCCCTGCTCAGCGGGGACGTGGCCACCGCGCTGCGGCTGCTGCGGACGTCCGGCGGCCGGGCCGCGGGCCACGGCACCGTCGGGATCGTGGACGCGGTCTCGGTCGCCTGGGCGGAGCGCTTCGGGCGGGCGCTGGCCCCGCTGCGCACGGACTCGGCGGCGGCCGCCCCCGGGCGGGCCGCCGCGCTGCCGCCGTCGGCCAGGCTCCTGGACGAGCTGGGCCTGGCCCGGGCCACGCCCGCGTCCCTGATGGCCCGCTGGGCGTCCGCCGGGGAGGGCACGGCCGTCCTCGGCGCGGGTCCCTGCGGCCCGCTCTCCGTGGACCTCACGGCGGAGGGCCCGCACCTGCTGATCGAGGGCCCGGCGGGCAGCGGCCGTACGGAGCTGCTGCGGGCCGTCGCCGCCTCCCTCGCGGCCGGCGGCCGCCCGGACCGGCTCGGGCTGCTCCTGGTGGACGGCGCCGGCGGCGAGCGCGGCGAGGGCCTCGCGGCCTGTACGGAGCTGCCGCACGTCACCGAGCACCTGGTGGCGTCGGACCCGGTCAGGATGCGGGAGTTCGCCCAGGCGCTGGGCGCGGAGCTGAAGCGCCGGGCGGAGCTGCTGGGGGACGCGGACTTCGCCGACCGGCGGAGCACGCGCGCGGTGATCGGCCAGCGCGGCGCGAGCCCCGCCGAGGCGGTGCCGCAGGGCGTCCGCGCGGGCCTCCGGCTCCCCGACGCGTCGGACCTGGGCGACCGCCCGAGCGGCCGCACCCTGCGCACGGGCGCGGGCGCGGTGGGCGACAGCCCTCCGGGGGTCCGCACGCCGTACCAGGGCGCGGACGACCTCGCCGACCGCCCGTCGGGCCGGGTCCCCCGCCCGGCCGGCGCCTCAAACGAGCTGCCGTCGACCCCCAGCGACCGCCTCGGCGGCCGCGCGCACGTGGGCGACCTCCCGGCCACCTTCAACGGCCGGCTGGGCGGCGGCGCCGCGGACCTCCCCACCCGCCGCAGCGGGCGCACGCTGCGCACCGACGACCCCCTCCCCGCCCCCGAGGACCTCCGGGCCACCCCGAGCTCCCGCACGGCCCACCCGGGCGCGGGCGACGTGCGGGGCGCCACGAGCGCCCGGACGGCCCGCCCCGGCTCCGGCGACGTCCAGGGCGCCACGAGCCACCGCACGGCCCATCCGCGCGCGTCGGACGTCCAGGCGGCCGCGAGCGGCCGCACGGCCTACCCCGGCACCGAGGACGTGACCGGCACATCGAGCAGCCGCACCCCGTACCCCGGCGCTTCCGACCTCTCCCGGACCCCCAGCGCCCGCACGGCGTACCCCGGCGCGGGCGACGTCCAGGGCGCCACGAGCGCCCGTACGGCGTCCCCGCGCGCGGGGACGGCCTCCGGCGCGGGCGACGTCCAGGGCGCGGCGAGCGGCCGGACCGCGCACCCGGGCAGCTCCGACCTCTCGCGGACGCCGAGCGCCAGGACTCCGTACCCGGGTTCCGGGGATGTCCACGGCGCCGGCAGCGGGCGTACGCCGTACCCGGGCTCCGGGGACGGCGAGCGGGGCGCCGCGCGCGTGCCGCGGCCGGCGAGCGAGGAGGACCACCTTCCGCGGGCGGCCGCCGGGCGGGTGCCGCTGCCGCGGCTCGTCGTGCTGGTGGACGACTTCGACGCCCTGGTGGCCCCCGCCCTCGGCGCGCCGGGGCGGCCCGCCGCCGGGTCCGTCGTCCGGGCCCTGGAGGCGGTCGCGCGGCACGGCGAGCGGCTCGGGGTGCATCTGATCGCGACCTCGGCGCGGCCGGACCGGACCGTCGACACCGACCTGGCGCACGGCGCCCGGCTCCGCGTGGTCCTGGACGCGCCGGCGAGCGCGCCGGGACCCGACGTGCCGGCGCCGGGCCGGGGCCGGCTGGGGCATCCGGACGGGCGGGTGACGCCGTTCCAGGCGGGACGCATCACCGGCCGGATCCCCCGGACGGCGACGCTGCGGCCGACCGTCGTCCCGCTGGAGTGGGAGCGGATGGGCGACCCGCCCGCCCGTCGCCCGGTCCGCGAGCTGGGCAACGGCCCGACGGACCTGGCGCTGCTCGCGAGCGCGCTCGACCGCGCGGCCCGCTCGGTGGAGGCCGCCCCGGTCCCGCCGCTCACCCACGCCTGA
- a CDS encoding TetR/AcrR family transcriptional regulator has protein sequence MSTPTPRRAPAGAAVLREDVTEAIRAAVFEELAAVGFARMSIEGIARRAGVGKTAVYRRWKSKLALVLDLVGAVAAQGLPAPATGSLEEDVRALLTVASHALRHPIASQVIPELLVEAARHPEIAEPVRTALLDGQEGVVAQIVREAVARGELPEGTDPARALDLVVGPLYWRLVVVRTDLPKGYVDELTRAAVAGLRTLAPGA, from the coding sequence ATGAGCACTCCCACCCCGCGTCGCGCTCCCGCCGGAGCCGCCGTGCTCCGCGAGGACGTCACCGAGGCCATCCGCGCCGCCGTCTTCGAGGAACTGGCCGCCGTCGGCTTCGCCCGGATGTCCATCGAGGGCATCGCGCGCCGCGCCGGGGTCGGGAAGACCGCCGTCTACCGGCGCTGGAAGTCCAAGCTCGCCCTCGTCCTCGACCTGGTCGGCGCCGTCGCGGCACAGGGCCTGCCGGCGCCCGCCACCGGCTCCCTGGAGGAGGACGTACGGGCGCTGCTCACCGTCGCCTCGCACGCGCTGCGCCACCCGATCGCCTCGCAGGTCATCCCCGAGCTCCTCGTCGAGGCCGCGCGGCACCCCGAGATCGCCGAACCGGTCCGCACGGCGCTCCTGGACGGGCAGGAGGGCGTCGTCGCGCAGATCGTCCGCGAGGCGGTGGCCCGCGGCGAACTCCCGGAGGGCACCGACCCCGCCCGCGCCCTCGACCTCGTCGTGGGCCCGCTCTACTGGCGCCTCGTCGTCGTCCGCACGGACCTCCCGAAGGGGTACGTGGACGAACTCACCCGCGCGGCCGTGGCCGGGCTGCGGACGCTGGCGCCCGGGGCGTGA
- a CDS encoding ABC transporter permease: protein MTLTLPPPPTATATTQPPRQAPDEDLQALARRHGLSVSGARPPLPAYVRQLWARRDFIAAFATARLTAQYSQARLGQLWQLMTPLLNAAVYYLMFGVLMNVQHGVPDYLPFLLTGVFVWTFTANTLTAGTRAVSGNLGLVRALHFPRASLPLSLALLQLQQLLLSLAALVVILLCFGEFPTWSWLLAVPAIALQALFSAGVSLALARLAARTPDISQLMPFVLRTWMYVSGVMWSIGSMASSGRFPDWLVLALQCNPAAVYIDLVRFALVGSFTADNLPPHVWALAAGWAALAFVGGFVWFWKAEETYGRG, encoded by the coding sequence GTGACCCTGACACTGCCCCCGCCGCCGACCGCCACCGCCACCACCCAGCCCCCGCGACAGGCCCCCGACGAGGACCTCCAGGCCCTCGCCCGCCGGCACGGACTCTCCGTCAGCGGCGCCCGGCCGCCGCTCCCCGCCTACGTCCGGCAGCTCTGGGCCCGGCGTGACTTCATCGCCGCCTTCGCGACCGCCCGGCTGACCGCGCAGTACAGCCAGGCCCGGCTCGGCCAGCTGTGGCAGCTGATGACCCCGCTGCTCAACGCGGCCGTGTACTACCTGATGTTCGGCGTCCTGATGAACGTCCAGCACGGCGTCCCGGACTACCTCCCCTTCCTCCTGACCGGCGTGTTCGTGTGGACCTTCACCGCCAACACGCTGACCGCCGGCACCCGCGCCGTCAGCGGCAACCTCGGCCTGGTCCGCGCCCTGCACTTCCCCCGCGCGAGCCTGCCGCTCTCCCTCGCGCTGCTCCAGCTCCAGCAACTGCTGCTGTCGCTCGCCGCGCTCGTCGTGATCCTGCTCTGCTTCGGCGAGTTCCCCACCTGGAGCTGGCTGCTCGCGGTGCCGGCGATCGCACTCCAGGCCCTCTTCAGCGCCGGCGTCTCGCTCGCGCTCGCCCGGCTCGCCGCCCGCACCCCGGACATCAGCCAGCTGATGCCGTTCGTGCTGCGCACCTGGATGTACGTCTCCGGCGTCATGTGGTCGATCGGCTCCATGGCGTCGAGCGGCCGCTTCCCGGACTGGCTGGTCCTCGCCCTCCAGTGCAATCCGGCGGCGGTCTACATCGACCTCGTCCGCTTCGCCCTCGTCGGCAGCTTCACCGCGGACAACCTGCCGCCCCACGTGTGGGCGCTGGCCGCCGGCTGGGCGGCGCTCGCCTTCGTCGGCGGCTTCGTGTGGTTCTGGAAGGCGGAGGAGACGTACGGCCGTGGCTGA
- a CDS encoding ABC transporter ATP-binding protein, producing the protein MADERTTHAAKAPGDPTVIADRVHIAYTVPTGPGGSRRVHAVKGVSFVARRGEAIGLIGSNGSGKSTLLKAIAGLQATESGTLYTRGRPALLGVDAALMNDLSGERNVVLGGLALGMSRREVASRYDEIVDFSGLRRPGREDDDPLSRPMRTYSSGMGARLRFAISAATRGHDVLLIDEALATGDADFRRRSRRRIDELRAAAGTVFLVAHSATAIRQTCDRALWLEAGTLRLDGPADEVVTAYEESTRTETPAGPRT; encoded by the coding sequence GTGGCTGACGAGCGAACGACCCACGCCGCGAAGGCGCCGGGCGACCCCACCGTCATCGCCGACCGCGTCCACATCGCGTACACCGTGCCGACCGGCCCCGGCGGCAGCCGCCGGGTGCACGCCGTGAAGGGCGTGTCCTTCGTCGCCCGGCGCGGCGAGGCCATCGGCCTGATCGGTTCGAACGGATCGGGGAAGTCCACCCTCCTGAAGGCCATCGCCGGCCTTCAGGCGACAGAGAGCGGCACTCTCTACACCCGCGGCCGCCCCGCCCTCCTCGGCGTCGACGCGGCCCTCATGAACGACCTCTCCGGCGAGCGGAACGTGGTCCTGGGCGGCCTCGCCCTGGGCATGAGCCGTAGGGAGGTCGCGTCCCGGTACGACGAGATCGTCGACTTCTCGGGACTGAGGCGACCCGGCCGCGAGGACGACGACCCGCTCTCCCGTCCCATGCGCACCTACTCCTCCGGCATGGGCGCCCGCCTCCGCTTCGCCATCTCCGCGGCCACCCGCGGCCACGACGTGCTCCTCATCGACGAGGCCCTCGCCACCGGCGACGCCGACTTCCGGCGCCGCAGCCGCCGCCGGATCGACGAACTGCGGGCCGCGGCCGGCACGGTCTTCCTCGTCGCCCACTCCGCCACGGCCATCCGGCAGACCTGCGACCGCGCCCTCTGGCTGGAGGCGGGGACGCTGCGGCTGGACGGCCCGGCGGACGAGGTGGTGACGGCGTACGAGGAGTCCACCCGCACGGAAACCCCCGCCGGCCCCCGCACCTGA
- a CDS encoding glycosyltransferase 87 family protein: MTTPDRPRSRASGPTAPAPPSLTRSPFESDTFTSATFVTVGSGPVLALAAVWLVTRLGMLALLASDGLGVGGVGHEVQLLYRHWYGLFADGTFPPADPAWQYPPGAALAITAPGLLMPWLGYTQAFVVLTLLADAAVTLGLAVADRSRLTHGAWYWVCALPLLLHLPLARYDVQATALAVLALLFLKGRSPAGHRLGGALAGLGALVKVWPALALIGTPRGRTTREAWTAAAVTTGALLAVLALGFSGPLGFLRGQGARGIQVESVGGTALAAARAAGLWPGSAEIRYGAYEYVGPYVSTLGHLFLLLTVAAVLSLVFWRLRATRWTEATPLDAALAAVLLLTVTSRVISPQYLVWLLGLAAVCLTSRRTVMRPVALLLLPAAALSSLAYPVLYADVVAGTPLGVTVMVLRNGLLLAAAAVAALRLWRATVTPVRE; the protein is encoded by the coding sequence GTGACGACGCCAGACCGCCCTCGCTCCCGCGCCTCCGGCCCGACCGCCCCCGCACCCCCCTCCCTCACCCGCTCGCCCTTCGAGTCGGACACCTTCACGTCCGCCACCTTCGTCACCGTCGGGAGCGGCCCGGTCCTCGCGCTGGCCGCCGTCTGGCTGGTCACGCGCCTGGGCATGCTGGCGCTGCTCGCGAGCGACGGCCTCGGCGTCGGCGGGGTCGGCCACGAGGTCCAGCTCCTCTACCGCCACTGGTACGGCCTCTTCGCCGACGGCACCTTCCCGCCCGCCGACCCCGCCTGGCAGTACCCGCCGGGCGCCGCCCTCGCGATCACGGCACCGGGGCTGCTGATGCCCTGGCTCGGCTACACCCAGGCGTTCGTCGTCCTGACCCTGCTCGCCGACGCCGCCGTCACCCTCGGGCTCGCCGTCGCCGACCGCTCCCGGCTCACCCACGGCGCCTGGTACTGGGTCTGCGCCCTGCCGCTCCTCCTCCACCTGCCGCTCGCCCGGTACGACGTGCAGGCCACCGCCCTCGCCGTCCTCGCGCTGCTGTTCCTCAAGGGCCGCTCCCCCGCCGGCCACCGGCTCGGCGGCGCGCTCGCCGGGCTCGGCGCGCTGGTGAAGGTGTGGCCGGCGCTCGCGCTGATCGGCACGCCCCGGGGCCGTACCACCCGCGAGGCGTGGACGGCCGCCGCCGTCACCACCGGCGCCCTGCTCGCGGTGCTCGCGCTCGGCTTCTCCGGCCCGCTCGGCTTCCTGCGCGGGCAGGGCGCCCGGGGCATCCAGGTCGAGTCCGTGGGCGGCACCGCGCTGGCCGCCGCCCGCGCGGCCGGACTGTGGCCCGGGTCGGCGGAGATCCGCTACGGGGCCTACGAGTACGTGGGCCCGTACGTCTCCACCCTCGGCCACCTCTTCCTGCTGCTGACCGTCGCCGCCGTCCTCTCGCTGGTGTTCTGGCGGCTCCGCGCCACCCGCTGGACCGAGGCCACCCCGCTCGACGCGGCCCTCGCCGCCGTGCTGCTCCTCACCGTGACGAGCCGGGTGATCAGCCCCCAGTACCTGGTCTGGCTGCTCGGCCTCGCCGCCGTCTGCCTGACCTCCCGCCGTACGGTGATGCGGCCGGTCGCCCTGCTCCTGCTCCCCGCGGCGGCGCTCAGCTCCCTCGCGTACCCGGTCCTCTACGCCGACGTCGTCGCCGGCACCCCGCTCGGCGTGACGGTCATGGTGCTGCGCAACGGCCTCCTCCTCGCCGCGGCCGCCGTCGCCGCCCTCCGCCTGTGGCGGGCCACGGTCACCCCCGTACGGGAATAG